In Chelonia mydas isolate rCheMyd1 chromosome 10, rCheMyd1.pri.v2, whole genome shotgun sequence, a single window of DNA contains:
- the IL4R gene encoding interleukin-4 receptor subunit alpha isoform X3, translated as MATGRIQRFECFTDYARELSCHWEAAAQTNCSKEFRLYYKKEILSTVYNTCIPETGKGSSMNSVSNCICIILPEYFTAGLAYHLALQANGTVLWNDTVEVAYIVKPRPPTNLTIEKGENGNFYVLRWIESYSAADMLYGEQVIYEVKYWNKQNPEEEFVEQLPYQTTHFEIRATQLKQGYDYLVRVRRNYTGSYSTNWSDWSNAVEFHSDYGVTLEDSLQRIVLISCMLITALILICYFCFAIVKREWWDQIPNPAKSHLVVKNVKGAQISVWRKMLSTDEIKAPFYDVKQTHMEHQLSCKNCLAKYAQGQTLKGKDNVKSGEKPGSCLNKCGEWFPEEYEAVLIPEITLIEDSLEICEFSRNTETENHEDNLGEILLCPPCESSANSFIEHTQHNDALADMFIKLLECGTSIHDTEIPDFIIEEQKTFENCESENSSQQTPKENVVQDQQSGDTSHACSFSTTASQDDYNCRAASTKSVQSEESFESGYQSSNIDTASPEAKNPPDMLHQRHFLCSSETQHDLLVLIKKSPNAPSSEIIKDGINTPAYQSFDSLMSQSTEPCSTAYKSFDSLMSQSTEPCSTAYKSFDSLLSQSTESCSTAYKSFASLLSQSTVSNSLTQCLENPSSSLSLAEFPENQILPYREEQAHQPLGDQSCYTNHKGDCTETAFQTICSEDIDFPWFFSHAHDKVSFFLPEKEIHKQITCQHVPEKAAAISCPSVSNPSSYQPFGIALKDNNTHCDNNSEAISESPYKPFINLLNNNLKETLPAITVCESDLEINLSDFL; from the exons ATGGCAACAGGGCGTATACAGAGGTTTGAGTGCTTCACTGACTATGCCAGGGAGCTGTCTTGTCACTGGGAAGCGGCTGCACAAACAAACTGCTCCAAGGAATTCCGGCTCTATTACAAGAAGGAAATTTTATCGACAGT aTATAACACATGCATCCCTGAGACTGGAAAAGGCAGCAGCATGAATTCAGTTTCCAACTGCATTTGCATAATTCTGCCCGAATATTTCACGGCAGGCCTCGCATATCATTTAgcactgcaggccaatgggacAGTGCTATGGAATGACACTGTGGAAGTGGCATACATTG TTAAACCAAGACCCCCAACAAATCTTACCATTGAGAAGGGTGAAAATGGTAACTTCTACGTCTTGAGGTGGATCGAGAGCTACAGCGCAGCGGACATGCTCTATGGAGAGCAAGTAATTTACGAAGTCAAATACTGGAACAAGCAGAATCCAGAAGAG GAGTTTGTAGAACAGCTTCCCTACCAAACGACACACTTCGAAATTCGTGCAACGCAGTTGAAGCAAGGGTATGACTACCTTGTAAGGGTACGGCGTAATTATACAGGCAGCTATTCCACCAACTGGAGTGACTGGAGCAATGCAGTTGAATTTCACAGTG ATTATGGAGTAACTTTAGAAGATAGTCTGCAGAGGATTGTTCTCATATCCTGCATGTTGATCACGGCTCTGATTTTAATCTGTTACTTCTGCTTTGCCAT AGTTAAGAGAGAATGGTGGGATCAAATCCCAAATCCAGCCAAGAGCCATCTTGTTGTTAAGAATGTCAAGGGAGCTCAG ATTTCAGTCTGGAGGAAAATGCTGTCCACTGATGAAATTAAGGCACCTTTCTATGATGTGAAACAGACTCACATGGAACACCAACT AAGCTGTAAGAACTGTCTTGCAAAATATGCCCAAGGCCAAACCTTGAAGGGGAAAGACAACGTCAAAAGTGGTGAGAAACCTGGCAGTTGCCTGAATAAATGTGGAGAGTGGTTCCCAGAAGAGTATGAAGCTGTTCTAATTCCAGAGATCACTTTGATTGAAGATTCTCTTGAAATCTGTGAGTTTTCAAGAAACACTGAAACTGAGAACCATGAGGACAACCTGGGTGAGATCCTCTTGTGCCCACCTTGTGAGAGCAGTGCTAATAGCTTTATAGAACACACTCAACACAATGATGCACTTGCAGACATGTTTATTAAGCTACTAGAATGTGGAACCAGTATCCATGACACTGAAATTCCAGACTTCATCATAGAAGAGCAAAAAACCTTTGAGAATTGTGAATCAGAAAATTCATCACAGCAAACACCAAAAGAAAATGTAGTCCAGGATCAACAATCAGGTGATACTTCACACGCTTGCTCCTTTTCCACTACAGCCTCTCAGGATGACTACAACTGTAGAGCAGCTAGCACAAAGTCAGTGCAATCAGAAGAATCTTTTGAATCTGGTTATCAAAGTTCTAACATAGACACTGCTTCTCCCGAGGCAAAGAATCCTCCAGACATGTTGCATCAAAGACACTTTCTTTGCAGTTCTGAGACTCAGCATGACTTGTTGGTCTTGATTAAAAAATCACCAAATGCTCCTTCCTCTGAGATAATCAAAGACGGAATAAATACTCCAGCATATCAGAGCTTCGACAGCCTCATGTCTCAGTCCACAGAGCCTTGTAGCACAGCATATAAGAGCTTTGACAGCCTGATGTCTCAGTCCACAGAGCCTTGTAGCACAGCATATAAGAGCTTTGACAGCCTGCTGTCTCAGTCCACGGAGTCTTGTAGCACAGCATATAAGAGCTTTGCCAGCCTGCTGTCTCAGTCCACGGTTAGCAATAGCTTGACACAGTGTTTGGAAAACCCAAGCTCTTCACTCTCCTTAGCAGAGTTTCCAGAGAATCAAATACTTCCCTACAGAGAAGAACAAGCCCATCAACCCCTTGGTGATCAAAGCTGTTACACCAACCACAAGGGTGACTGCACTGAGACTGCTTTTCAAACCATCTGTTCAGAAGACATAGACTTTCCATGGTTTTTCTCCCATGCTCATGACAAAGTTTCATTTTTCCTGCCAGAGAAAGAAATACACAAGCAAATAACATGTCAACATGTTCCAGAAAAAGCAGCTGCAATTTCCTGCCCCTCTGTTTCTAACCCATCTAGTTACCAGCCTTTTGGTATTGCTCTCAAAGACAATAATACGCACTGTGACAATAACAGTGAGGCTATTTCTGAGTCGCCTTATAAACCCTTTATCAACCTTTTAAACAACAACCTCAAAGAAACACTTCCAGCTATCACTGTCTGTGAATCTGACCTGGAGATAAACTTGTCAGACTTTCTGTAG
- the IL4R gene encoding interleukin-4 receptor subunit alpha isoform X2: MADSLKAAVLALWTLFFSCATYHIMATGRIQRFECFTDYARELSCHWEAAAQTNCSKEFRLYYKKEILSTVYNTCIPETGKGSSMNSVSNCICIILPEYFTAGLAYHLALQANGTVLWNDTVEVAYIVKPRPPTNLTIEKGENGNFYVLRWIESYSAADMLYGEQVIYEVKYWNKQNPEEEFVEQLPYQTTHFEIRATQLKQGYDYLVRVRRNYTGSYSTNWSDWSNAVEFHSDYGVTLEDSLQRIVLISCMLITALILICYFCFAIVKREWWDQIPNPAKSHLVVKNVKGAQISVWRKMLSTDEIKAPFYDVKQTHMEHQLSCKNCLAKYAQGQTLKGKDNVKSGEKPGSCLNKCGEWFPEEYEAVLIPEITLIEDSLEICEFSRNTETENHEDNLGEILLCPPCESSANSFIEHTQHNDALADMFIKLLECGTSIHDTEIPDFIIEEQKTFENCESENSSQQTPKENVVQDQQSGDTSHACSFSTTASQDDYNCRAASTKSVQSEESFESGYQSSNIDTASPEAKNPPDMLHQRHFLCSSETQHDLLVLIKKSPNAPSSEIIKDGINTPAYQSFDSLMSQSTEPCSTAYKSFDSLMSQSTEPCSTAYKSFDSLLSQSTESCSTAYKSFASLLSQSTVSNSLTQCLENPSSSLSLAEFPENQILPYREEQAHQPLGDQSCYTNHKGDCTETAFQTICSEDIDFPWFFSHAHDKVSFFLPEKEIHKQITCQHVPEKAAAISCPSVSNPSSYQPFGIALKDNNTHCDNNSEAISESPYKPFINLLNNNLKETLPAITVCESDLEINLSDFL, encoded by the exons ATGGCTGACAGCCTGAAGGCTGCAGTGCTTGCTTTATGgacccttttcttttcatgtgcAACATATCACA TTATGGCAACAGGGCGTATACAGAGGTTTGAGTGCTTCACTGACTATGCCAGGGAGCTGTCTTGTCACTGGGAAGCGGCTGCACAAACAAACTGCTCCAAGGAATTCCGGCTCTATTACAAGAAGGAAATTTTATCGACAGT aTATAACACATGCATCCCTGAGACTGGAAAAGGCAGCAGCATGAATTCAGTTTCCAACTGCATTTGCATAATTCTGCCCGAATATTTCACGGCAGGCCTCGCATATCATTTAgcactgcaggccaatgggacAGTGCTATGGAATGACACTGTGGAAGTGGCATACATTG TTAAACCAAGACCCCCAACAAATCTTACCATTGAGAAGGGTGAAAATGGTAACTTCTACGTCTTGAGGTGGATCGAGAGCTACAGCGCAGCGGACATGCTCTATGGAGAGCAAGTAATTTACGAAGTCAAATACTGGAACAAGCAGAATCCAGAAGAG GAGTTTGTAGAACAGCTTCCCTACCAAACGACACACTTCGAAATTCGTGCAACGCAGTTGAAGCAAGGGTATGACTACCTTGTAAGGGTACGGCGTAATTATACAGGCAGCTATTCCACCAACTGGAGTGACTGGAGCAATGCAGTTGAATTTCACAGTG ATTATGGAGTAACTTTAGAAGATAGTCTGCAGAGGATTGTTCTCATATCCTGCATGTTGATCACGGCTCTGATTTTAATCTGTTACTTCTGCTTTGCCAT AGTTAAGAGAGAATGGTGGGATCAAATCCCAAATCCAGCCAAGAGCCATCTTGTTGTTAAGAATGTCAAGGGAGCTCAG ATTTCAGTCTGGAGGAAAATGCTGTCCACTGATGAAATTAAGGCACCTTTCTATGATGTGAAACAGACTCACATGGAACACCAACT AAGCTGTAAGAACTGTCTTGCAAAATATGCCCAAGGCCAAACCTTGAAGGGGAAAGACAACGTCAAAAGTGGTGAGAAACCTGGCAGTTGCCTGAATAAATGTGGAGAGTGGTTCCCAGAAGAGTATGAAGCTGTTCTAATTCCAGAGATCACTTTGATTGAAGATTCTCTTGAAATCTGTGAGTTTTCAAGAAACACTGAAACTGAGAACCATGAGGACAACCTGGGTGAGATCCTCTTGTGCCCACCTTGTGAGAGCAGTGCTAATAGCTTTATAGAACACACTCAACACAATGATGCACTTGCAGACATGTTTATTAAGCTACTAGAATGTGGAACCAGTATCCATGACACTGAAATTCCAGACTTCATCATAGAAGAGCAAAAAACCTTTGAGAATTGTGAATCAGAAAATTCATCACAGCAAACACCAAAAGAAAATGTAGTCCAGGATCAACAATCAGGTGATACTTCACACGCTTGCTCCTTTTCCACTACAGCCTCTCAGGATGACTACAACTGTAGAGCAGCTAGCACAAAGTCAGTGCAATCAGAAGAATCTTTTGAATCTGGTTATCAAAGTTCTAACATAGACACTGCTTCTCCCGAGGCAAAGAATCCTCCAGACATGTTGCATCAAAGACACTTTCTTTGCAGTTCTGAGACTCAGCATGACTTGTTGGTCTTGATTAAAAAATCACCAAATGCTCCTTCCTCTGAGATAATCAAAGACGGAATAAATACTCCAGCATATCAGAGCTTCGACAGCCTCATGTCTCAGTCCACAGAGCCTTGTAGCACAGCATATAAGAGCTTTGACAGCCTGATGTCTCAGTCCACAGAGCCTTGTAGCACAGCATATAAGAGCTTTGACAGCCTGCTGTCTCAGTCCACGGAGTCTTGTAGCACAGCATATAAGAGCTTTGCCAGCCTGCTGTCTCAGTCCACGGTTAGCAATAGCTTGACACAGTGTTTGGAAAACCCAAGCTCTTCACTCTCCTTAGCAGAGTTTCCAGAGAATCAAATACTTCCCTACAGAGAAGAACAAGCCCATCAACCCCTTGGTGATCAAAGCTGTTACACCAACCACAAGGGTGACTGCACTGAGACTGCTTTTCAAACCATCTGTTCAGAAGACATAGACTTTCCATGGTTTTTCTCCCATGCTCATGACAAAGTTTCATTTTTCCTGCCAGAGAAAGAAATACACAAGCAAATAACATGTCAACATGTTCCAGAAAAAGCAGCTGCAATTTCCTGCCCCTCTGTTTCTAACCCATCTAGTTACCAGCCTTTTGGTATTGCTCTCAAAGACAATAATACGCACTGTGACAATAACAGTGAGGCTATTTCTGAGTCGCCTTATAAACCCTTTATCAACCTTTTAAACAACAACCTCAAAGAAACACTTCCAGCTATCACTGTCTGTGAATCTGACCTGGAGATAAACTTGTCAGACTTTCTGTAG